From the Aerosakkonema funiforme FACHB-1375 genome, one window contains:
- a CDS encoding DNA polymerase III subunit gamma/tau, whose amino-acid sequence MTYEPLHHKYRPSSFADLVGQDAIATTLTNAIQQKRIAPAYLFTGPRGTGKTSSARILAKSLNCLSHKDPTPQPCGKCDVCQGIAKGSTLDVIEIDAASNTGVDNIRELIEKAQFAPVQCRHKVYIIDECHMLSAAAFNALLKTLEEPPDRVVFVLATTDPQRVLPTIISRCQRFDFRRIPLEAMVKHLRHIANKENIDITDDAIVLVGQIAQGGLRDAESTLDQLSLLSGEVTVEKVWDLVGAVPEKDLMSLLDAIATNDSTSVIDITRRLMDRGREPLIVLQNLASFYRDLLIAKTAPNRSDLVAVTAPTWQALCDFQGLEINQILFGQKQLKDSEVQIKNTTQPRLWLEVTLLALLPSAIASTISPISVQQTAKPLNNPAIAPKVNSTPSSNQVTKKVERSEIISPSIPVPTENPQFHKQEVIPVVEQVPDAPIEAEPSHANFQQDDVSLIAENSFNLEDIWQQVIKNTRLPGAKRMLRDHCYLVYVKGREAMIGIKTESLTVTIKGTLPQIEEAFSKTFNDKIKINFQSNHTTENKFSRRNQQQGSIKQQTQFNQTNTSALSNPNLASSPTFTEPPSNYSPIKTDDRPSIQPQENTDGPKPNFASETKPDSNTVRLTSPPTLPLQGEESKVSPSSAQGTGVGSSYPNKIKPDSSIKLPPDLPKSSQQISNKNVENIEIDNDSKVVLDAAQRLANFFEGEIIQITDDLEQILFPNKPEISRLNITDVTASEYLDTEEIAENGEEF is encoded by the coding sequence ATGACTTACGAACCCTTACATCACAAGTATCGCCCTTCTAGTTTTGCCGATCTGGTGGGTCAAGATGCGATCGCTACCACTCTGACTAATGCCATCCAACAAAAACGGATAGCACCAGCTTACTTGTTCACCGGGCCCAGAGGCACCGGTAAAACTTCCAGTGCCAGAATTTTAGCTAAATCGCTTAACTGTCTTTCTCACAAAGATCCGACACCTCAACCTTGCGGTAAATGCGATGTTTGTCAGGGAATTGCCAAAGGCTCAACTTTAGATGTAATTGAAATCGATGCTGCTAGCAATACAGGTGTTGACAACATTAGAGAATTAATCGAAAAAGCTCAATTTGCACCAGTACAGTGCCGCCACAAAGTTTACATCATTGATGAATGTCATATGCTCAGTGCAGCGGCATTCAATGCTTTGTTAAAAACTTTAGAAGAACCACCCGATCGCGTAGTCTTTGTCTTGGCAACAACTGACCCTCAAAGAGTCTTGCCAACTATTATTTCTCGCTGTCAGCGCTTTGATTTTCGTCGCATTCCTCTAGAGGCGATGGTGAAGCATCTGCGTCATATCGCCAATAAAGAAAATATCGATATTACCGATGATGCGATCGTTCTCGTTGGCCAAATTGCCCAAGGCGGATTGAGAGATGCCGAAAGTACATTAGATCAACTCAGCTTGTTATCCGGAGAGGTAACAGTTGAGAAGGTTTGGGATTTGGTAGGCGCAGTTCCAGAGAAAGATTTGATGAGTTTGCTCGACGCGATCGCCACCAACGATAGCACATCTGTAATAGACATAACTCGTCGCCTCATGGATAGAGGTCGAGAACCTTTAATTGTCTTGCAAAACTTAGCTTCTTTCTATCGCGATTTACTAATTGCGAAAACCGCACCCAACCGTTCCGATTTAGTCGCCGTCACAGCACCTACCTGGCAAGCGCTGTGCGATTTTCAAGGTTTGGAAATCAACCAGATTTTATTTGGGCAAAAGCAACTTAAAGACAGCGAAGTTCAAATAAAAAATACAACCCAGCCGCGCTTGTGGTTAGAGGTAACATTATTAGCATTGTTGCCATCTGCAATCGCATCGACAATTAGCCCAATTAGCGTTCAACAAACTGCTAAACCGCTGAATAATCCAGCAATTGCACCCAAGGTAAACAGTACACCATCATCTAATCAAGTAACAAAAAAAGTAGAAAGATCGGAAATAATTTCTCCAAGTATACCAGTCCCAACTGAAAATCCTCAATTCCATAAACAAGAGGTTATTCCTGTTGTAGAACAAGTTCCCGATGCTCCTATTGAAGCCGAACCCAGTCACGCCAATTTTCAACAAGATGATGTAAGTCTAATTGCAGAAAATTCATTTAATTTGGAGGATATTTGGCAACAAGTAATTAAAAATACCCGGCTACCCGGTGCTAAACGGATGCTGCGAGATCATTGCTACTTAGTATATGTTAAAGGTCGAGAAGCGATGATTGGCATTAAAACAGAATCTCTTACAGTTACAATTAAAGGAACTTTGCCCCAAATAGAAGAAGCTTTTTCAAAAACATTCAACGATAAGATAAAAATAAATTTTCAGTCTAATCATACAACTGAAAATAAGTTTTCTCGCCGAAACCAACAGCAAGGTAGCATTAAACAGCAGACGCAATTTAATCAAACAAACACATCAGCGCTGTCCAATCCAAATTTAGCATCTTCTCCCACATTTACCGAACCTCCCAGCAACTATTCACCAATAAAAACTGACGATCGACCTTCCATTCAACCCCAAGAAAATACAGACGGCCCCAAACCGAATTTTGCTTCCGAAACTAAGCCAGATTCAAATACTGTTCGGTTAACTTCTCCTCCTACTCTTCCCCTACAAGGAGAGGAAAGTAAAGTCTCGCCCTCCTCCGCGCAAGGGACAGGGGTAGGTTCGTCTTATCCGAACAAGATTAAGCCAGATTCATCAATAAAATTACCGCCTGACTTGCCAAAATCGAGTCAGCAGATTTCCAACAAAAATGTAGAAAATATAGAGATAGATAATGATAGTAAGGTGGTACTTGATGCAGCCCAGAGACTTGCCAATTTCTTTGAAGGAGAAATTATTCAAATAACAGACGATCTGGAACAAATCCTGTTTCCAAATAAGCCAGAAATATCCAGATTAAATATAACTGATGTCACAGCAAGTGAGTACTTAGACACAGAAGAAATTGCAGAAAATGGGGAAGAATTTTAA